The following coding sequences are from one Gossypium hirsutum isolate 1008001.06 chromosome A12, Gossypium_hirsutum_v2.1, whole genome shotgun sequence window:
- the LOC107931522 gene encoding EKC/KEOPS complex subunit TP53RK, with product MEIDPKPDSENAALVLVKQGAEARVFESVFAGKRSIVKERFSKKYRHPTLDSKLTLKRLNAEARCMTKARRLGVLTPVLYAVDPVIHTLTFEYVEGPSVKDVFLGIGSTGVFQERLTDIATQIGDAIGKLHDGGLVHGDLTTSNMLIRNGTNKLVLIDSGLSFTSTLPEDKAVDLYVLERALISMHSSCGNVMDLILAAYKKSSKQWSSTLNKLAQVRQRGRKRTMVG from the exons ATGGAGATTGACCCTAAACCTGATTCTGAAAATGCCGCCCTCGTTCTCGTTAAGCAAGGAGCTGAAGCt AGAGTTTTCGAGTCCGTATTCGCTGGAAAAAGGTCCATCGTCAAAGAACGCTTCTCCAAGAAATACAGGCACCCTACTCTTGATTCTAAACTCACTCTCAAGCGTTTAAACGCG GAAGCTAGGTGCATGACCAAGGCTCGACGGCTTGGCGTTTTAACTCCGGTTCTTTACGCCGTCGACCCTGTGATCCATACCCTGACTTTCGAGTACGTCGAAGGGCCTTCCGTTAAAGATGTTTTTCTCGGAATTGGGTCAACAGGCGTCTTTCAAGAGCGTTTAACTGATATCGCCACCCAAATTGGCGACGCGATTGGCAAATTACACGACGGTGGACTCGTCCACGGTGACCTCACCACTTCAAATATGTTGATCAGAAATGGAACTAATAAGCTC GTCCTTATCGATTCTGGTCTTAGCTTTACATCAACCCTTCCAGAAGACAAAGCTGTTGACTTGTATGTACTGGAACGAGCCTTGATTTCAATGCATTCTTCCTGTGGGAATGTG ATGGATCTTATACTTGCTGCATACAAGAAATCATCAAAGCAGTGGTCTTCCACATTGAACAAGCTAGCTCAAG TGCGACAAAGGGGCCGCAAGCGAACAATGGTTGGATGA